From Equus przewalskii isolate Varuska chromosome 7, EquPr2, whole genome shotgun sequence, one genomic window encodes:
- the CASTOR1 gene encoding cytosolic arginine sensor for mTORC1 subunit 1 isoform X1, with protein sequence MELHILEHRVRVLSLARPGLWLYTHPLIKLLFLPHRSRCKFFSLTETPEDYTLMVDEEGFKELPPSEFLQVAEATWLVLNVSSHSGAAVQAAGVTKIARSVIAPLAKHHVSVLMLSTYQTDFILVREQDLSKVIHTLAQEFDIYREVGGEPVPVARADSSNGFPRAQHAGPSPTVHPIQSPQNRFCVLTLDPETLPAIATTLIDVLFYSHSAPKEAASGSPGPSSITFFAFSLIEGYISIVMDAETQKKFPSDLLLTSSSGELWRMVRIGGQPLGFDECGIVAQIAGPLAAADISAYYISTFNFDHALVPEDGIGSVIEVLQRRQEGLGS encoded by the exons ATGGAGCTGCACATCTTAGAGCACCGGGTGCGGGTGCTGAGCCTCGCCCGTCCGGGTCTCTGGCTCTATACCCACCCGCTCATCAAGCTGCTCTTCCTGCCCCACCGCAGCCG GTGCAAGTTCTTCAGCCTGACGGAGACCCCTGAGGATTACACGCTCATGGTGGACGAGGAGGGCTTCAAAg AGCTGCCCCCATCTGAGTTCCTGCAAGTGGCTGAGGCCACATGGCTGGTGCTGAATGTGTCATCCCACAGCGGAGCAGCCGTGCAGGCTGCTGGGGTCACCAAGATCGCCCGCTCAGTCATTGCACCACTAGCCAAGCACCATGTGTCCGTGCTGATGCTGTCCACTTACCAGACAGACTTCATCCTG GTGCGGGAGCAGGACCTGTCCAAGGTGATCCACACGCTGGCCCAGGAGTTTGACATTTACCGAGAGGTGGGCGGGGAGCCTGTGCCTGTTGCCAGGGCTGATTCCAGCAACGGCTTTCCCCGTGCCCAGCATG CAGGGCCCAGCCCCACAGTGCATCCCATCCAGAGTCCACAGAACCGCTTCTGTGTCCTCACGCTGGACCCTGAAACACTGCCAGCCATCGCCACCACCCTCATCGATGTTCTCTTCTACTCACACAG TGCCCCCAAGGAGGCAGCCTCTGGCAGTCCTGGACCCAGTTCCATCACATTTTTTGCCTTCTCCCTCATTGAGGGCTATATCTCCATTGTCATGGATGCTGAGACACAGAAAAA GTTCCCCAGTGACCTCCTGCTGACCAGCTCCTCGGGAGAGCTGTGGAGGATGGTGCGCATCGGTGGACAGCCTCTGGGCTTTG ATGAATGTGGGATTGTGGCCCAGATCGCGGGTCCCCTGGCTGCGGCTGACATCTCTGCTTACTACATCAGCACCTTCAACTTTGACCACGCCCTG GTGCCAGAGGACGGCATCGGGAGCGTCATCGAGGTCCTCCAGCGACGGCAGGAAGGCCTGGGCTCCTGA
- the CASTOR1 gene encoding cytosolic arginine sensor for mTORC1 subunit 1 isoform X4: MELHILEHRVRVLSLARPGLWLYTHPLIKLLFLPHRSRCKFFSLTETPEDYTLMVDEEGFKELPPSEFLQVAEATWLVLNVSSHSGAAVQAAGVTKIARSVIAPLAKHHVSVLMLSTYQTDFILVREQDLSKVIHTLAQEFDIYREVGGEPVPVARADSSNGFPRAQHGPSPTVHPIQSPQNRFCVLTLDPETLPAIATTLIDVLFYSHRFPSDLLLTSSSGELWRMVRIGGQPLGFDECGIVAQIAGPLAAADISAYYISTFNFDHALVPEDGIGSVIEVLQRRQEGLGS, encoded by the exons ATGGAGCTGCACATCTTAGAGCACCGGGTGCGGGTGCTGAGCCTCGCCCGTCCGGGTCTCTGGCTCTATACCCACCCGCTCATCAAGCTGCTCTTCCTGCCCCACCGCAGCCG GTGCAAGTTCTTCAGCCTGACGGAGACCCCTGAGGATTACACGCTCATGGTGGACGAGGAGGGCTTCAAAg AGCTGCCCCCATCTGAGTTCCTGCAAGTGGCTGAGGCCACATGGCTGGTGCTGAATGTGTCATCCCACAGCGGAGCAGCCGTGCAGGCTGCTGGGGTCACCAAGATCGCCCGCTCAGTCATTGCACCACTAGCCAAGCACCATGTGTCCGTGCTGATGCTGTCCACTTACCAGACAGACTTCATCCTG GTGCGGGAGCAGGACCTGTCCAAGGTGATCCACACGCTGGCCCAGGAGTTTGACATTTACCGAGAGGTGGGCGGGGAGCCTGTGCCTGTTGCCAGGGCTGATTCCAGCAACGGCTTTCCCCGTGCCCAGCATG GGCCCAGCCCCACAGTGCATCCCATCCAGAGTCCACAGAACCGCTTCTGTGTCCTCACGCTGGACCCTGAAACACTGCCAGCCATCGCCACCACCCTCATCGATGTTCTCTTCTACTCACACAG GTTCCCCAGTGACCTCCTGCTGACCAGCTCCTCGGGAGAGCTGTGGAGGATGGTGCGCATCGGTGGACAGCCTCTGGGCTTTG ATGAATGTGGGATTGTGGCCCAGATCGCGGGTCCCCTGGCTGCGGCTGACATCTCTGCTTACTACATCAGCACCTTCAACTTTGACCACGCCCTG GTGCCAGAGGACGGCATCGGGAGCGTCATCGAGGTCCTCCAGCGACGGCAGGAAGGCCTGGGCTCCTGA
- the CASTOR1 gene encoding cytosolic arginine sensor for mTORC1 subunit 1 isoform X3, producing the protein MELHILEHRVRVLSLARPGLWLYTHPLIKLLFLPHRSRCKFFSLTETPEDYTLMVDEEGFKELPPSEFLQVAEATWLVLNVSSHSGAAVQAAGVTKIARSVIAPLAKHHVSVLMLSTYQTDFILVREQDLSKVIHTLAQEFDIYREVGGEPVPVARADSSNGFPRAQHAGPSPTVHPIQSPQNRFCVLTLDPETLPAIATTLIDVLFYSHRFPSDLLLTSSSGELWRMVRIGGQPLGFDECGIVAQIAGPLAAADISAYYISTFNFDHALVPEDGIGSVIEVLQRRQEGLGS; encoded by the exons ATGGAGCTGCACATCTTAGAGCACCGGGTGCGGGTGCTGAGCCTCGCCCGTCCGGGTCTCTGGCTCTATACCCACCCGCTCATCAAGCTGCTCTTCCTGCCCCACCGCAGCCG GTGCAAGTTCTTCAGCCTGACGGAGACCCCTGAGGATTACACGCTCATGGTGGACGAGGAGGGCTTCAAAg AGCTGCCCCCATCTGAGTTCCTGCAAGTGGCTGAGGCCACATGGCTGGTGCTGAATGTGTCATCCCACAGCGGAGCAGCCGTGCAGGCTGCTGGGGTCACCAAGATCGCCCGCTCAGTCATTGCACCACTAGCCAAGCACCATGTGTCCGTGCTGATGCTGTCCACTTACCAGACAGACTTCATCCTG GTGCGGGAGCAGGACCTGTCCAAGGTGATCCACACGCTGGCCCAGGAGTTTGACATTTACCGAGAGGTGGGCGGGGAGCCTGTGCCTGTTGCCAGGGCTGATTCCAGCAACGGCTTTCCCCGTGCCCAGCATG CAGGGCCCAGCCCCACAGTGCATCCCATCCAGAGTCCACAGAACCGCTTCTGTGTCCTCACGCTGGACCCTGAAACACTGCCAGCCATCGCCACCACCCTCATCGATGTTCTCTTCTACTCACACAG GTTCCCCAGTGACCTCCTGCTGACCAGCTCCTCGGGAGAGCTGTGGAGGATGGTGCGCATCGGTGGACAGCCTCTGGGCTTTG ATGAATGTGGGATTGTGGCCCAGATCGCGGGTCCCCTGGCTGCGGCTGACATCTCTGCTTACTACATCAGCACCTTCAACTTTGACCACGCCCTG GTGCCAGAGGACGGCATCGGGAGCGTCATCGAGGTCCTCCAGCGACGGCAGGAAGGCCTGGGCTCCTGA
- the CASTOR1 gene encoding cytosolic arginine sensor for mTORC1 subunit 1 isoform X2 has protein sequence MELHILEHRVRVLSLARPGLWLYTHPLIKLLFLPHRSRCKFFSLTETPEDYTLMVDEEGFKELPPSEFLQVAEATWLVLNVSSHSGAAVQAAGVTKIARSVIAPLAKHHVSVLMLSTYQTDFILVREQDLSKVIHTLAQEFDIYREVGGEPVPVARADSSNGFPRAQHGPSPTVHPIQSPQNRFCVLTLDPETLPAIATTLIDVLFYSHSAPKEAASGSPGPSSITFFAFSLIEGYISIVMDAETQKKFPSDLLLTSSSGELWRMVRIGGQPLGFDECGIVAQIAGPLAAADISAYYISTFNFDHALVPEDGIGSVIEVLQRRQEGLGS, from the exons ATGGAGCTGCACATCTTAGAGCACCGGGTGCGGGTGCTGAGCCTCGCCCGTCCGGGTCTCTGGCTCTATACCCACCCGCTCATCAAGCTGCTCTTCCTGCCCCACCGCAGCCG GTGCAAGTTCTTCAGCCTGACGGAGACCCCTGAGGATTACACGCTCATGGTGGACGAGGAGGGCTTCAAAg AGCTGCCCCCATCTGAGTTCCTGCAAGTGGCTGAGGCCACATGGCTGGTGCTGAATGTGTCATCCCACAGCGGAGCAGCCGTGCAGGCTGCTGGGGTCACCAAGATCGCCCGCTCAGTCATTGCACCACTAGCCAAGCACCATGTGTCCGTGCTGATGCTGTCCACTTACCAGACAGACTTCATCCTG GTGCGGGAGCAGGACCTGTCCAAGGTGATCCACACGCTGGCCCAGGAGTTTGACATTTACCGAGAGGTGGGCGGGGAGCCTGTGCCTGTTGCCAGGGCTGATTCCAGCAACGGCTTTCCCCGTGCCCAGCATG GGCCCAGCCCCACAGTGCATCCCATCCAGAGTCCACAGAACCGCTTCTGTGTCCTCACGCTGGACCCTGAAACACTGCCAGCCATCGCCACCACCCTCATCGATGTTCTCTTCTACTCACACAG TGCCCCCAAGGAGGCAGCCTCTGGCAGTCCTGGACCCAGTTCCATCACATTTTTTGCCTTCTCCCTCATTGAGGGCTATATCTCCATTGTCATGGATGCTGAGACACAGAAAAA GTTCCCCAGTGACCTCCTGCTGACCAGCTCCTCGGGAGAGCTGTGGAGGATGGTGCGCATCGGTGGACAGCCTCTGGGCTTTG ATGAATGTGGGATTGTGGCCCAGATCGCGGGTCCCCTGGCTGCGGCTGACATCTCTGCTTACTACATCAGCACCTTCAACTTTGACCACGCCCTG GTGCCAGAGGACGGCATCGGGAGCGTCATCGAGGTCCTCCAGCGACGGCAGGAAGGCCTGGGCTCCTGA